From the Quercus lobata isolate SW786 chromosome 6, ValleyOak3.0 Primary Assembly, whole genome shotgun sequence genome, one window contains:
- the LOC115994300 gene encoding D-2-hydroxyglutarate dehydrogenase, mitochondrial-like isoform X4, which produces MQKWRATRRLLLNSYSSKSRFDHPRSNPISDHSTTISRSSSGFESWTSRILHYRHFATAMIQRNPSFSTLNSNDINHFKGILGDKNVIEDEDTLLSANTDWMRKYKGSSKLLLQPRTTQEVSEVLKYCNSRRLAVVPQGGNTGVVGGSVPVFDEVIINVGSMKQVISLDKVSGVLVCEAGCILENLVSFLDNQGFIMPLDLGAKGSCQIGGNVSTNAGGLRLVRYGSLHGTVLGIEAVLANGDVLDMLGTLRKDNTGYDLKHLFIGSEGSLGIVTKVSILTPPKLSSVNLAFLACKDYSSCQKLLFEAKRRLGEILSAFEFLDNESLNLALNHLEGVRNPLPPAMHNFYVLIETTGSDETYDKEKLEAFLLRSMEVGLISDGVIAQDINQASSFWRIREGVPEALMKAGAIYKYDLSLPVETMYNLVEEMRTKLGNSAKVIGFGHLGDGNLHLNISTPQYDDAILAQIEPFVYEWTSKQRGSISAEHGLGLMKANKIFYSKSHETVQLMASIKKLMDPNGILNPYKVLPHSI; this is translated from the exons ATGCAGAAGTGGAGAGCTACACGTCGTCTCCTCCTCAACAGTTACTCATCCAAGTCCCGCTTTGATCATCCTCGATCCAATCCAATTTCTGATCATTCCACGACAATTTCCCGCTCTTCCTCAG gttttgaatcATGGACAAGCAGAATCCTCCACTACAGACACTTTGCTACAGCGATGATTCAAAGAAACCCATCGTTTTCAACGTTGAATTCCAATGATATCAACCATTTCAAAGGTATATTAGGCGATAAAAATGTGATTGAAGATGAAGACACGCTTCTCTCTGCAAACACTGATTGGATGCGAAAATATAAGGGCTCCAGTAAGCTTTTGCTACAACCTAGAACCACTCAAGAG GTCTCTGAGGTTCTTAAATACTGTAATTCGAGACGCTTAGCTGTTGTTCCTCAAGGTGGAAATACTGGCGTTGTAGGCGGAAGTGTTCCTGTCTTTGATGAA GTCATTATCAATGTTGGTTCAATGAAACAGGTCATATCTCTTGACAAG GTCAGTGGTGTATTGGTATGTGAAGCAGGATGCATTTTGGAAAATCTGGTTTCTTTCCTAGACAACCAGGG ATTTATTATGCCACTGGACTTAGGTGCAAAAGGAAGCTGCCAGATTGGTGGAAATGTTTCAACTAATGCTGGTGGTTTACGTCTTGTCCGTTATGGATCTCTTCATGGAACTGTACTAG GCATTGAGGCTGTTTTAGCAAATGGTGATGTGCTTGACATGCTAGGGACTCTCAGGAAAGATAATACTGGGTATGATTTAAAGCATTTGTTTATAG GAAGTGAAGGATCCTTAGGAATTGTAACTAAGGTTTCAATTCTCACTCCTCCAAAGCTATCTTCAGTGAATCTAGCTTTTCTTGCATGTAAAGACTATTCCAGCTGCCAG AAACTTCTATTTGAAGCGAAGAGAAGACTTGGGGAGATTTTATCTGCATTTGAATTTTTAGATAATGAGTCACTAAATCTG GCTCTGAATCATTTAGAAGGTGTAAGGAATCCATTACCTCCCGCAATGCACAACTTCTATGTTCTGATTGAGACAACAGGAAGTGATGAAACTTATGACAA AGAAAAGCTTGAAGCTTTCCTACTTCGGTCAATGGAAGTTGGTTTGATTTCTGATGGTGTTATTGCACAAGACATAAACCAAGCTTCATCATTTTGGCGTATTCGTGAG GGTGTACCAGAGGCACTCATGAAAGCAGGAGCTATTTACAAATATGACTTGTCATTACCTGTTGAAACGATGTACAATCTTGTAGAGGAAATGCGAACAAAACTTG GTAATTCAGCTAAAGTAATTGGATTTGGCCACCTTGGAGATGGGAATTTGCATCTTAATATTTCAACTCCACAGTATGATGATGCG ATTTTAGCACAAATTGAACCCTTTGTCTATGAATGGACATCTAAGCAGCGGGGAAGTATTAGTGCAGAGCATGGCTTGGGACTGATGAAGGCTAATAAGATTTTCTACAGCAAGTCACATGAAACC GTGCAACTAATGGCTTCAATCAAGAAGTTGATGGACCCCAATGGGATACTGAACCCATATAAAGTTCTTCCACACTCAATTTAA
- the LOC115994300 gene encoding D-2-hydroxyglutarate dehydrogenase, mitochondrial-like isoform X1, producing MQKWRATRRLLLNSYSSKSRFDHPRSNPISDHSTTISRSSSGFESWTSRILHYRHFATAMIQRNPSFSTLNSNDINHFKGILGDKNVIEDEDTLLSANTDWMRKYKGSSKLLLQPRTTQEVSEVLKYCNSRRLAVVPQGGNTGVVGGSVPVFDEVIINVGSMKQVISLDKVSGVLVCEAGCILENLVSFLDNQGFIMPLDLGAKGSCQIGGNVSTNAGGLRLVRYGSLHGTVLGIEAVLANGDVLDMLGTLRKDNTGYDLKHLFIGSEGSLGIVTKVSILTPPKLSSVNLAFLACKDYSSCQKLLFEAKRRLGEILSAFEFLDNESLNLALNHLEGVRNPLPPAMHNFYVLIETTGSDETYDKEKLEAFLLRSMEVGLISDGVIAQDINQASSFWRIREERIPSLHMGVPEALMKAGAIYKYDLSLPVETMYNLVEEMRTKLGNSAKVIGFGHLGDGNLHLNISTPQYDDAILAQIEPFVYEWTSKQRGSISAEHGLGLMKANKIFYSKSHETVQLMASIKKLMDPNGILNPYKVLPHSI from the exons ATGCAGAAGTGGAGAGCTACACGTCGTCTCCTCCTCAACAGTTACTCATCCAAGTCCCGCTTTGATCATCCTCGATCCAATCCAATTTCTGATCATTCCACGACAATTTCCCGCTCTTCCTCAG gttttgaatcATGGACAAGCAGAATCCTCCACTACAGACACTTTGCTACAGCGATGATTCAAAGAAACCCATCGTTTTCAACGTTGAATTCCAATGATATCAACCATTTCAAAGGTATATTAGGCGATAAAAATGTGATTGAAGATGAAGACACGCTTCTCTCTGCAAACACTGATTGGATGCGAAAATATAAGGGCTCCAGTAAGCTTTTGCTACAACCTAGAACCACTCAAGAG GTCTCTGAGGTTCTTAAATACTGTAATTCGAGACGCTTAGCTGTTGTTCCTCAAGGTGGAAATACTGGCGTTGTAGGCGGAAGTGTTCCTGTCTTTGATGAA GTCATTATCAATGTTGGTTCAATGAAACAGGTCATATCTCTTGACAAG GTCAGTGGTGTATTGGTATGTGAAGCAGGATGCATTTTGGAAAATCTGGTTTCTTTCCTAGACAACCAGGG ATTTATTATGCCACTGGACTTAGGTGCAAAAGGAAGCTGCCAGATTGGTGGAAATGTTTCAACTAATGCTGGTGGTTTACGTCTTGTCCGTTATGGATCTCTTCATGGAACTGTACTAG GCATTGAGGCTGTTTTAGCAAATGGTGATGTGCTTGACATGCTAGGGACTCTCAGGAAAGATAATACTGGGTATGATTTAAAGCATTTGTTTATAG GAAGTGAAGGATCCTTAGGAATTGTAACTAAGGTTTCAATTCTCACTCCTCCAAAGCTATCTTCAGTGAATCTAGCTTTTCTTGCATGTAAAGACTATTCCAGCTGCCAG AAACTTCTATTTGAAGCGAAGAGAAGACTTGGGGAGATTTTATCTGCATTTGAATTTTTAGATAATGAGTCACTAAATCTG GCTCTGAATCATTTAGAAGGTGTAAGGAATCCATTACCTCCCGCAATGCACAACTTCTATGTTCTGATTGAGACAACAGGAAGTGATGAAACTTATGACAA AGAAAAGCTTGAAGCTTTCCTACTTCGGTCAATGGAAGTTGGTTTGATTTCTGATGGTGTTATTGCACAAGACATAAACCAAGCTTCATCATTTTGGCGTATTCGTGAG GAAAGAATACCCAGTCTTCATATG GGTGTACCAGAGGCACTCATGAAAGCAGGAGCTATTTACAAATATGACTTGTCATTACCTGTTGAAACGATGTACAATCTTGTAGAGGAAATGCGAACAAAACTTG GTAATTCAGCTAAAGTAATTGGATTTGGCCACCTTGGAGATGGGAATTTGCATCTTAATATTTCAACTCCACAGTATGATGATGCG ATTTTAGCACAAATTGAACCCTTTGTCTATGAATGGACATCTAAGCAGCGGGGAAGTATTAGTGCAGAGCATGGCTTGGGACTGATGAAGGCTAATAAGATTTTCTACAGCAAGTCACATGAAACC GTGCAACTAATGGCTTCAATCAAGAAGTTGATGGACCCCAATGGGATACTGAACCCATATAAAGTTCTTCCACACTCAATTTAA
- the LOC115994300 gene encoding D-2-hydroxyglutarate dehydrogenase, mitochondrial-like isoform X5 — protein MKTRFSLQTLIGCENIRAPVSEVLKYCNSRRLAVVPQGGNTGVVGGSVPVFDEVIINVGSMKQVISLDKVSGVLVCEAGCILENLVSFLDNQGFIMPLDLGAKGSCQIGGNVSTNAGGLRLVRYGSLHGTVLGIEAVLANGDVLDMLGTLRKDNTGYDLKHLFIGSEGSLGIVTKVSILTPPKLSSVNLAFLACKDYSSCQKLLFEAKRRLGEILSAFEFLDNESLNLALNHLEGVRNPLPPAMHNFYVLIETTGSDETYDKEKLEAFLLRSMEVGLISDGVIAQDINQASSFWRIREERIPSLHMGVPEALMKAGAIYKYDLSLPVETMYNLVEEMRTKLGNSAKVIGFGHLGDGNLHLNISTPQYDDAILAQIEPFVYEWTSKQRGSISAEHGLGLMKANKIFYSKSHETVQLMASIKKLMDPNGILNPYKVLPHSI, from the exons ATGAAGACACGCTTCTCTCTGCAAACACTGATTGGATGCGAAAATATAAGGGCTCCA GTCTCTGAGGTTCTTAAATACTGTAATTCGAGACGCTTAGCTGTTGTTCCTCAAGGTGGAAATACTGGCGTTGTAGGCGGAAGTGTTCCTGTCTTTGATGAA GTCATTATCAATGTTGGTTCAATGAAACAGGTCATATCTCTTGACAAG GTCAGTGGTGTATTGGTATGTGAAGCAGGATGCATTTTGGAAAATCTGGTTTCTTTCCTAGACAACCAGGG ATTTATTATGCCACTGGACTTAGGTGCAAAAGGAAGCTGCCAGATTGGTGGAAATGTTTCAACTAATGCTGGTGGTTTACGTCTTGTCCGTTATGGATCTCTTCATGGAACTGTACTAG GCATTGAGGCTGTTTTAGCAAATGGTGATGTGCTTGACATGCTAGGGACTCTCAGGAAAGATAATACTGGGTATGATTTAAAGCATTTGTTTATAG GAAGTGAAGGATCCTTAGGAATTGTAACTAAGGTTTCAATTCTCACTCCTCCAAAGCTATCTTCAGTGAATCTAGCTTTTCTTGCATGTAAAGACTATTCCAGCTGCCAG AAACTTCTATTTGAAGCGAAGAGAAGACTTGGGGAGATTTTATCTGCATTTGAATTTTTAGATAATGAGTCACTAAATCTG GCTCTGAATCATTTAGAAGGTGTAAGGAATCCATTACCTCCCGCAATGCACAACTTCTATGTTCTGATTGAGACAACAGGAAGTGATGAAACTTATGACAA AGAAAAGCTTGAAGCTTTCCTACTTCGGTCAATGGAAGTTGGTTTGATTTCTGATGGTGTTATTGCACAAGACATAAACCAAGCTTCATCATTTTGGCGTATTCGTGAG GAAAGAATACCCAGTCTTCATATG GGTGTACCAGAGGCACTCATGAAAGCAGGAGCTATTTACAAATATGACTTGTCATTACCTGTTGAAACGATGTACAATCTTGTAGAGGAAATGCGAACAAAACTTG GTAATTCAGCTAAAGTAATTGGATTTGGCCACCTTGGAGATGGGAATTTGCATCTTAATATTTCAACTCCACAGTATGATGATGCG ATTTTAGCACAAATTGAACCCTTTGTCTATGAATGGACATCTAAGCAGCGGGGAAGTATTAGTGCAGAGCATGGCTTGGGACTGATGAAGGCTAATAAGATTTTCTACAGCAAGTCACATGAAACC GTGCAACTAATGGCTTCAATCAAGAAGTTGATGGACCCCAATGGGATACTGAACCCATATAAAGTTCTTCCACACTCAATTTAA